The genomic region GGACTTGGAGCACAGAGCCCAGCTGATCCAGCCAGCCAAcctactgatcctcaacaccagCCGTGCAGACACTGCAGAGTACCGCTGTGAGGTCGCTGCCATTGATGACCACAAACACTTTGATGAAATTCTAATCAGTCTTGCTGTCAGGGGTGAGGACGTATTTTCATATTCCTGTGGAAAGTTTTAAGCCTGTAGTAGTTTGCTATGTTTTTTCAGTGTTGTTGTCTATTtctaattataaactgggtgattcgagccctgaatgctgattggctgacagccatggtatatcagaccgtttaccactggtatgacaaaacatgtatttttactgctctaattatgttggtaaccagcaataaggcacctcaggggtttgtggtatatggccaatataacacatcaaagggctgtatccaggcactccgctttCCGTCTTGCATATGaacagcctttagccgtggtatattggtcatataccacaacccctcgtgccttattgcttaagtatagaCTGTGGTatgtgctccctctctctctgtaaataaACTGTTCCATGGGTGCCGTAGTATGGCCTCTGCCCTTAGCCTAAGTGCATGTGTGTCTTCCGGAGCAGTCGGGATAAAGCAGAAGTCGAATTCCAGTTGGACCTTTGTGTACAATTAGAAAAATAAATCTTATTTCTCCTCTTTTTCATCTGTCTTACACAGTAAAGCCTGTGGTGCCCAGGTGCAGTGTGCCTGTGGCAGTGACTGTTGGCACGTCCTCTGAGCTGCGCTGCCTAGAGAACGAGGGCTTCCCTGCCTCACAGTACCGCTGGTTCCGCAACAACGAGGAGCTTCCCCAGGACCCAAAGAGCAGCCCCAAGTTCATCAACTCCACCTACTCCATTAACGCTGACACAGGTGGTCTGGTAAGGAATCAATGGGACTGGGAGGTCGAAAGGACACTAGCTATATGATTATCAAGtttaatgagacagtagatccaacTGTTGGATGATGTTAGTACAAGAGAAAAGCTGTATGATCTATTGGGGTTGATTTTGGCGTTTTGCCCTGCAGAAATTCCGCAGGATGAGGAAGGAGGATGCGGGAGAGTATTTCTGCCAGGCAAAGAATGAAGCTGGACATGCACAGTGTCCCGCACAGCTGATGGACGTCTGTGAGTAGGCCATGCTGTACTAAATACCCAACTGACATTCTTACCGCGACTATGTATTATGTTTAAATATGTCAGTGTGTCATACCGCTGCCACACTGAACATACCATTGTGTGTTACCAAACCTGCTTGTGAGTCACATGCATCTACTCTAGTGCACATAAATCATAGTGGTTGACATGGAAGGTCATTCTTTTATGTCAGGGTTCCCAAACTTgatcatattatattagaaataTTATATCTgattgggcttcttgcggtctacaaattatttgtaattatgttccggcacCCTGACCGTCCGCTCAAGAATATAAATTGtcccgtggctgaatctagttgatgatctctgctTTAAGTTGTTTCAATTTGAGTTCATGTCACCCAGATCTCATCTCAAAATGCCCTGCTTGTATTTTCAGATGATGTCGACATAGTGGGGATTTTTCTGAAGGTGTTGGCGGCATTGGCCGGATTTACTATTGTGATGGTGGGGGTTTATCATGCACACAAACATGGCTGCTTTTCCTCTGGCAAGGATCACACAGGAACCAAGTGAGTAGGGCTATGTAGTTTCAAGTTTCAAtgtttatttgccacatgcacaggatacaacaggtgtaaaagagtacagtgaaattcttaccttGAGAGCTCattccaacaatgcagtgataataatagtaatataGATAATAACCCAAGTACGATATAGGTTGAATGTACTGTACAGTGACATGCTATGTGCTGTGAATTGCTTAGTAAGTCTTTGTGTGGACATTAAGGATTTTTTTGCGTGTGTGTTTTAGCTACAAATCGCCAGCAGCAGATGATGGTGTTGAATATGCCGAAGCCGATGAGGTGAATAAAATTAACTTAATTCTGTTTCCCATATTCTATATTATTATTGAGCTAAAATGTAATCACAATGTATTTATCAAAATGGcaaacaaaaataaatataaactGCAGGTGGATGTATTCTTTTGATAATTGATATTCCCATTTCCATCAGGGTCACTTCCGGCACAAATCATCATTTATAATTTGAAATCTGAGATAGAAGACCGTCAAGAGGAGACACACTGAAGAGGAGACACACTGAAGAGGAGACACACTGAAGAGGAGACACACTGAAAGAGGAGACACACTGAAAGAGGAGACACACTGAAAGAAGAGACACACTGAAAGAGGAGACACACTGAAGAGGAGACACACTGAAGTCAATAGTGCATCAAATCCCATAATAAGGCTTTGTGTGAGAAATTTAAGCTGTAACATTGCACATTATTTTTTGGTGCGCATCAACAATTAGCTTACCAAAGTTATCATCTTGAAAAAGATCAATCATTATTTCAAAATTTCTGATAGGCAATTGCAACGTTATGTCCCTGTTAGTACACAGTTTTTTTTTGTCGCACAAATATGTTTTGTCCTCAGTCGTTACTGTAACTACAACTACAGTACGATTTTAAGCTTTGACATTTGAACTTCCACCAACATGTTCATCTAAACTGATGCTGGAACATTCCCCCATACTGTTTTTGGACAATGATTTTTGACTTCCAAACATTTCTACAAAATATACTGTTTTACAAAAACAGCCTTGCATAGCCTCTGAATGCAAGATGGACTGGTTTATGTTATTATGAAGGAAGGTTGTGTCAATATATTTGTGAatatatatactaccgttcaaaagtttggggtcacttagaaatgttcttgtttttgaaagaaaagcacattttttgtccattaaaataacatcaaattgatcagaaatacagtgtagacattgttaatgttgtaaatgactattttagatggaaacagctgatttaaaaaaattgaatatctacataggcgtacaaaggtccattatcagcaaccatcacttctgtgttccaatggcacgttgtgttagctaatccaaggttatcattttaaaaggctaattgatcattagaaaactattttgcaattatgttagcacagctgaaaactgttgttctgattaaagtagaaataaaactggcctttagactagttgagtatctggagcatcagcattaatgggttcgattacaggctcaaaatggctagaaacaaagaactttcttctgaaactcgtcagtctattcttgttctgagaaataaaggctATCCATTTGAGAAATTGTCAAGAacctgaagatctcgtacaacgctgtgtgctagtcccttcacagaacagcgcaaattgcctctaaccagaatagaaagaggagtgggtgtccccggtgcacaactgagcaagaggacaagtacagtgtctagtttgagaaacggacgcctcacaagtcctcaactggccgcttcattaaatagtacctgcaaaacaccagtctcaacgtcaacagtgaagaggcgacttcaGGATGCtggagttgcaaagaaaaagccatttctcagactggccaataaaaagaaaagattaagatgggcaaaagaacacaaacactggacagaggaaagaaagttatttgtttctggccattttgaggctgtaatcgaacccacaaatgctgatgctacagatactaaactagtctaaagaaggccagttttattgctttaatcagaaaaacagttttcaactgtgctaacataacCATTTTGcaattttctaatgatcaattagccttttaaaatgatggattagctaacacaacgtgccattggaacacaggagtgatggttgctgataatgggcctctgtatgactatgtagatattacataaACAAacctgccatttccagctacaatagtcatttataacattaacaatgtctacactgtatttctgatcaatttgatgctattttaatggacaattatttttgcttttctttcaaaaacaaggacatttccaagtgaccccaaacttttgaacggtagtgtacatacagTCAGTGAGTGGGGCATGTATAAAAAGCTGATAATCTGTTACATGCAGAGTCAACGGGCACAATGAAACAGTCGGTTGTGCTTAATAAAGCCAACTAACTTTATTCTCTGCGTTCAGAATAACAAAGAAACATATTACAGTTATACAGTATAATCCCAGTATAATACTGCAATGTACgatgtattattattagtatatcAAGTAATTATGATTTTTTTCAGAGTGCTGTTTCTGTTTATAAGTGACCTTCTGTGCTTACTAATGACCTACATTATGAATATTGGACATATTGTCCAGTTGTGACTCACAATTAACTGTATTTTCTTTATGGACACAATATACAATATTAATGGATGTACAGGCAATACAACTTTGTTAGAAAAAAAATGTCTACACATACATTTTTATCAGTAACAATACATCATAAGTATTAAACAATGTTTCAAATTGAAATTGTTAAAAATGACTTTTTGAAACATTATTGATATAGTTATTTTTTCATTGGTATTCTTTGTTTATAAAATAACACTACTCAGGAACTGTTGTAAAATGTTAATTGTTCATTCGTTGTAGTGCAAGAAATGGATACTGTTATATGCTTACTTCATTTTGTCAATAAAGACATAACATAAGTaactgtatttactgtattgtTGGGACTTTTTATTTGCAATTGACGACAGAAGAGTTGAACCTCTATTTTGAAAAATAATGCCGTCAACCAGACAACCCCGGAAGTGCAAAAACATAGGAAATGATCGCTTGCAACATTATGCTATTTCAGGAAAGATAGAATTTAACAATTCAGTGCGAATAACATTCTGAAGGAAACAATCAAGACTCACCACATTGTTAATCGGTTTCGATGAATGACGGATCTTGAGTTCGAGGGAAACGCAACATTCTTCAGTGTTTGCAGATATCACCATGCTTTGTAGTATTTAGGCTATTTATTTAATCTATAGGGATACGAAGATATGGTGATGTATGTGTAATTGAATTGAATTTGAGAAGAGATATAAAGGTAAAATAACGCTTACATTTGCAGATTTTTCGAGACCTCTCGGAAATACTACCTTCTGTAATCATTTCTGGTAACAAGCAAGTTGGTGTTTTTGCACTTTCCGTCATTTCGAATGAACTACTGAATTTACTTTTGTAAG from Oncorhynchus keta strain PuntledgeMale-10-30-2019 chromosome 18, Oket_V2, whole genome shotgun sequence harbors:
- the jam3a gene encoding junctional adhesion molecule 3B, which encodes MALQRLTALFILYSILGYIPSRGVILRTTDKTVWANEFEPIELTCLIESISTNNPRIEWKKIKNGVPSYVYFQNQISGDLEHRAQLIQPANLLILNTSRADTAEYRCEVAAIDDHKHFDEILISLAVRVKPVVPRCSVPVAVTVGTSSELRCLENEGFPASQYRWFRNNEELPQDPKSSPKFINSTYSINADTGGLKFRRMRKEDAGEYFCQAKNEAGHAQCPAQLMDVYDVDIVGIFLKVLAALAGFTIVMVGVYHAHKHGCFSSGKDHTGTNYKSPAADDGVEYAEADEGHFRHKSSFII